From the genome of Nitrospiria bacterium:
GTATAATGAACCCGATTCCCAAAAGGTCCCGCAGGGTCGGATGAAAAAACCTTAAAGCCAACTTTAAAAAGGAGATACCGGTGCCGTACTCAAACATTGGACGATGGATTGTATGCATAGCCCTCTGTATCCCGCTCGGCGAAAGTCCCCTGCGGGCCGCCGACCCGGACGCGTCCAAGGACGCGGCGTTTGTGAAGATTCTCGAGGGCGCCTACCAGGCTTCCTGCGACAACGTCGATCGCCTCCACGATTACTATCGGGCGGACGCGCAAATCATCCACGACGGCCGCCTCACGACGCTCGACGAAACGATCAAGGAAATTAAAGAGTCCATTCAACCGCTTCAGGATCTGCACTGCAGCTACCAACCCCGGGTGCGCGGGAGCCGGATCAGCGGCGACATGGCCTATCTGGTCGTCCACGAATCGATCCGCCTTAAGGCCGGCTCGGTCGAGCCGGAGGAGATCGAACAAATCTGCAACTATGTCTTCCTCAAAGAGGGGTCGCAATGGAAGATCGCGGTGGACCATTGTTCCACCATCCCGGGAGAAGCCGTATGAGCGGCCGGTATTATTGTTGACCGCCCGGGGAAAGCGTCCGAACCGAACCGCGACGGCCTAACCCGCCGTCCGGATACGGATCCGGGAGGCGGATCTGGATTTTCTCCCGACCCTCAAAGAAGGCCGGCCAGATCTTCGACGGGTCCTCCGCAAAAACGGCTCCCGGATCCGCATCCATGATCACCCAGTCCCCGCGCACGAACTCGGCGTCCAACTGCATCGGCGCCCACCCGGAGTAACCGGCATAGACCCGGACCGTTCTGTCCGGGTCCGGCTTTTCAAGCGCATCGGTCAGGAGCTTTCGGCTGGCCGTGAAGTAAATGTTGCCGAGGATTTTCTGCGCCCCCTCCAGCGGCGAGTCGGAACGGAGCAGCACCAGCACCATGTCCATGTTGACCGGCCCCCCGAAATAAATGGGCTTCGATAATTTCCGGATCCCTTTCATATCCGGAAGGGCCTTGTCGAGCGGGACGTCGGTGGGACGATTGATGATCACCCCCGAGGCCCCCTCGGGACCGTAGGTCGCCAGAAGAATCACGGAATGGAGAAAGTTCGGATCGTGCAGACGGGGAGACGAGAACAGGAAGATCCCCGGCCGCAGGGTCTCCGCGGTTCGAGCCGGTTCGAATGCTTGGGCGGGAATCGCCGGCGCCGTCCCGACAAGGATCAGCAACGCGGCAAGGACGCATCGCGGATGAGCGTCGACGGACCGGAGACTGAAAAAGAAGGGGAAACTCATCGGGAACGTCAGGACCGGCCGTTTCGGGGTTCGGTCTCAAAAATCAGGTTTATAAATTTCCGGATCTCGGACAACGCCTCCGGAATCACCTCATGGCCCATGAGGTATTCCCGGAGCCGGACCGAGAAGCCTTCCGCGCGCAAGGCCGCCTCGGCCTCCCGCGCGCCCTCGACCGGCAGCACCTCGTCGTTCTTGCCGTGAGTCAGCAGGATCGGCAGACCGGACGCGGCCGGAGATTTCTCGGCCGTCAGCGTTTCGGGCCGGGCCAGGTATCCGCTCATCGCGACGATCCCGGCGATCCGCCTCGGATAGCGGACGCCCACGTCGAGGCTCATCACCGCCCCCTGCGAAAACCCCGCCAGCGCGATGCGTCTCGACGGGATTTTCTGCCGCTCCAACCATTCGATCAGTTCAAATAGAAGTGTCCGGCTCTCAAGAAGGCCGCGCGGATGATGGGGCGGAATCTCATACCAGGCCCGTCCTCCCCAGATGACCGGCAGCTCCATCGGCCCGTCCGGAAAGATCCACCGCATTCCGTCGAGCGCGATCGCATCGGCCAGGGGGGCCAGATCCTCGCCCCGGACACCCCGGCCGTGCAAGGCCACGATACAGCCGATGGGCATCCCGACCGGCCGGAGTTCGGTGAAATTTAACATAGGGCCTTGGGCCGCTTGCACCGGACGAACCGAAGAACCGTTGGTCCTGGGATCGACGCGCCGATTTTTCGGTTCAGGGGGCCGGGACGAAAGGGATGGAGGATTCCGAAAACGAGGGACATTGAGGCGAGCCTGCCGGCCGAAGACGGAACAAGCCCGGAACGGATCGCCGGGCGGGACAATCCCGGAAGTGGATCATCTCCCCCGGCCGCCGCGGCCGCCGCCGTATCCCCCACCGCCATATCCCCCGCCTCTGGGTTCCCGTTTCTGCTGGGGACGGGCTTCGCTGACGATCAGGCTTCTATCCATAAAACTCTTCCCGTTAAGCATCTCGATGGCTTTTTGAGCGTCTTCGGAAGAACCCATCTCCACAAACCCGAACCCGCGCGGACGCCCCGTCTGACCATCGGTGATGACCTTGACGGAAGCCACCGTTCCCGCGGTGGCGAACAAATCGCTGATCTCTTTTTCTGTCGCTTGATACGAAAGATTACCGACGTAAAGCTTCGCGCCCATCTGATTCTCCTTTGATCCCGCTGCGGATACTCCGAAGGTCCTTCGGCCATCGGACGTTTAACAACCGCCAGCTACTATGATATATACGAAAGACATTGTCAAGTGGAAAACGGCGCTCATTTCCGTCCGTCAGGACCGGTCGAAGGCGCCGCCGTTTCGGGGGAAGACATCGCCGTTCCCGCCGGCTTCCGGACCCCGGCGCCGTACCGATAAACCAGGTCGCCGCCGAAGTAACCGGTGGTCGCCAGCAGGAGAAGTCCCGCCACGGCCAAAGTGAGATAAATCGTTTGAACCCGAACAGACCAGCGATCCCGGACCCATCGGCGGAAGATCAGCAGGACCCCGAAGAGGATCAGCGTCGCCACGGCGAAGGACTCATGCCGGTCGATCGCGTCTTCCGGCACCCCGGCCGCCTTCACCGAGTCTTCGGCCCACCACCCGAACCCGGAGGCCACGATGCCGCCGACGAAGCCGAAGATCAGCAACCATAAACCGAACTGGCGGTAGGATTCGCGCGGGAAAAGAAACCCCCAAAACTCGAAGAAGACGGCCGTAAAGAGGAGGGCGATCGGAAAATGAACGAGTATCGGATGAAGGGGGTGGTCGATCACGCGGATCTCCATCGGGGATTGATTGAATCGTATCTCGGAATTCATATCGATCGAAGCTTTCGCCGCGGTCGATCCGCCGATCAAAACATGCTTGGCGATTCTCATCCTAAAACAAAACCGTCGCAAAGTCAACCGTACCCGATCCGATCCCTTTGGAGAGCGGCCGGCGGCGCGCTTTCCGTTTGCTTTTTAAGCGGCCGCGCGTTAAAATGGGCATCGAGTCCGTCCATGTTGATCTGTCCGAACTGCAAAAAAAAATATCGCTCCAATATTTTGGTCTGTCCAAACTGCAAGTGGGAACTGTTGCCCCCCTCCGTGATCAAACTTCAGACCGACCATCCCGATTTGAAACCGGCCCCGGGTTCCAAGAAGCAGGCCCTGGCCAGGAAGCCGACGCGCCCGGTGCAAACCGAGGCCTACGTCGAGCTGATCCGTGGCAACCCGATCGAGGTGAAAGAGACCCGACGCCTCCTGGAAAAAGAAGGGGTGGCGTGCCGGATTGAAAGCGACGAGACGGCGCCGCTGCCCTACACCCTGGACGGAGAAAACCCGATGGGAAGCTCCCAGGCCATGGTGGTCCGGGTTCCCGTGTCCCAGATCGAAAAGGCCCGGGCGCTGTTGGACTGGGAAAACCAAAAAGAAGAGCCTCATCCCGCGATGGACAAGGCCCTTGCCGAAGATCAGGAAGACGTGCTGGTCTGTCCGGCCTGCGAGTCCGAGGTCATTCCGGAAGAAGGGACCTGTCCTGAATGCGGATGGGAGTTCGATCTGGGCGACGAAACGGATGAAGAGGAATATTTCTGTTCCTCCTGCGGCGAATCCTGCGATCCGGACGATCCCGTCTGCCCGAACTGCGGCGCCCACTTCGATCATTGAAGCGGTCGACGCGACGGGCCGACCCGGCGGGAAACCCGCCGTCCCCCACCGGCCCGTCCGCCCGGTTTGAGGGGAGTCGAAGACCGCAAAAGGATTACGGCTCGAGGTCGCGCGACTTCACGGTTTTTCGCCCGTCCGCCTTGGCCTTCTCGATCGCGTCCAGGCAGAGTTTCTCAACCCGCTGGCTCAGCACCTCCAGAATTTCGGCCGACGTATTGAACCCGGACTTTTCCCGCACAAATTTCTTCACCTTCGATGCCACCACCAAAATATCCGCCATGCGTCTCTCCTTTCGGTATGAGTTTTTCGGATTGAATTTCTCCGACTGCGTTTCGGAGCGATGAAACAAAGCGGTCTTTATTATAGCCATCCCTCTTTTCGCGTCAAGCATTATTATGACCGGGGCTTAAGAACGCCCGCCGAGCTGCCGCTCCAGCGCTTCGTAGAACGTGAGGATATGGACGCGGTTGGCCCCGAGATCCCCGACGCCGATTCGCGAAGCGGAGTAAACGTAGACCTCGACCTCGCCTTGCGGCGAGCCGGTCACCAGAACGGACAGATCGTCCCGGAACCGCCAGATCAAGCTCGACACCTCGGCCTGATAGGCGCCCACGTCCCCTTCCGCGCGGATCATTTTCCACCGGGGGAGGGACCGGATCGTCCGCTCCACCGCCGTCTTCACCGTCTCCTCCGGCAGCCGGTAATGCCGGATGCGAAGCTCGGGGAGGAGCGGATCCGCGGTCGTTTCGGCCGTGTTGTAGCGCAAATAAATCGAGAGGCGCTTCATGAAACCCGGCGGATCCGACAGCATCGGTCGGTTCATGACGATCGCGACGACGGCCGCCGCCACGGGCAGAATCAGGACCAGCCCCACGAGAAGCTTGGACCGCATGCTATGCGCCCTCTTGGTTGGAGCCGCTTCGGCCGCGGCGGCACGAACCCGCCGCCGGGACCAGAGATCAATGCGGCGGCGCGGCTCCCACCGGTTCCGGAGTCGACCCCCCGGACGGCTCCAAAGGAATCACGTTCACGGCCCCGAGGCTTGAAAGCGGCCGATCGAAGCGGTCCGAGCGTCCGACCGCCAGAATGATCAAGGCGTCCGGCCGGAGATGCTTTTGGGCCACCTTCAATATCTCCTCGCGCGTCACCCGGACGACGCCGTCCCGAAATCGTTCCAAATAGTCCGCCGGCAGCCCGTAATATTCCAGCGAGGCCTGCCGGTTGGCGATCTCCGCGCTGTTCGAGAAAGAAAACACGAAGGAGTTCAGGAAGGCGTCCTTCGCGAGCCGGAGCTCTTCTTCGGTGACCGGCTCCGTCCGGATCCGTCGGATCTGCTGCTCGACGGCCGAAATCGCCTGATACGTGGATTCCGCCTTGGTTTCCCCGTAGGCCACGAACAGGCCCCGTTCCAGATTTCCGGGCGTAAACGTACTGCCGACCGAATACGCCAGGCCCTCCTGGGTGCGGACCTTCCGGAACAAGCGGCTTCGGAATCCTCCGCCGCCCAAAACATCGTCCAGCAACGACACCGCGATGTAATCCGGATCGTCCCGCCGGATGCCCAGATGCCCGATGCGAAGGTGCGTTTGGGAAAGATCCTTCTCGATCAAATTGACGGACGGCCTGAACGGGTCGCGGACGGGCGGCAGGGCGGGGCGGTCGGTCGGGCCCGTCGGCCAATCGGCGAACGCCTTTCGGATCTTTTCGATCATTTCTTTTTTATCAAAATCGCCCGACAGCGACAGGATGACCGCGTTGGGATGATAATCGCGCGCGTGAAACGCGACCAGGTCGTCCCGCGTGATCCGGCCGATCGTCTCGACCGTGCTTTCCCGCGCCAGGGGATGATCCGCCCCGTAAACCAGCTGGGTAAACCGCCGGCCGGCGATGCCGGCCGGGTTGTCGTTTCGACGGCGGATGGCCTCCAACGCCTGCCGTTTGGCCAGGTCCAGCTTGTCCTGCGGGAAGGCCGGATGCATCAACATATCGGCGAAGAGGGCCACGCCCCGGTCCAGGTCCTTCTTCAGGACGTCCAACGACGCAACGCCGGCGTCCGGGCCGATGGAGCTGCCCAGCGACGCCGCCATGAATTCGAGCTCCTCGTCCAGGGCGTCGCCCGAGATCGAGGCGGTGCCCCCGCTCCGCATCACGATCCCGGTCAGACCGGCCAGGCCGATCCTGTCCGAGGGTTCGTAAACGCCGCCGGTCCGGATCATCGCCTGGATCTGGACCCGCGGAAGTTCGTGGTCCTCCAGAAGGTAGAGCACCATCCCGTTCTCCAGCGCGACCCGTTCGGCCTTGGGCGGATGAAAGGAGACCGGCGGAAAGACCATCGTGCGGGGATCGGCGGCGAGGGCCGAGAAAACAGCCATGAAGAACAGAAGACCGGTGAGAAGGACCGCCATAGGGGCACGGCGCGCCGTGCCACTGCGATCCGATAAACATCCGGATCTTTTCAGCGGCCTCCTACTCATTGCCCTTTTTCACCAGCGTCGCCACGGTCCGATTGCTCTTGACAAAATACCGCCGCGCGACGCGCAACACGTCCTCGGCCGTCACCCGGGCGATCGCATCGCGGTTTTCCAGAAGATACCGCCACGTTCCGGCGATGGCCTGCGCCGCGCCGAGTTGCGAGGCCAGCCCGCTGTCCGAGTCGAGGGAGCGGATCAGATCGGCGTCGAGATTGTTTAAGACTTTTTGGAGTTCGCGGGGCTGCACGGGCTCCGTCTTCAGACGGCCAAGCTCGGCGTCGATCGCGGTTTCCAGTTCCCCGGTGGCGTGGGGCGCGCGGGGGACCGCCTGGATCATGAACAGGCTGGGATAGCGCGCGCCCGGCACATCGGCGCCCGTCGAGACGGAGACGGCGAGTTGTTTCTCCTTGACCAGCGTTTTATAAAGCCGGGAGGACCGGCCGCCCGACAACAATGAATCGATCACGTCGAACACGGGATCGTCGGGGTCGTCCAGGGCCGGCCGGTGGTATCCGATCAGAACGGACGGCTCGGCGTCGAACTCGACCTCCACCCTCCGCTCGCCGGCCTGCTTCGGCTCGACCGTGACGACGGACGGCGGCGGGGGCTGCGCCGGGATCGACCCGAAATAGGTCTGGACCAGACGGATCGTCGACGCGGGATCGATGTCGCCCACGATCGCGATCACGGCGGTCCCGGGCCCGTAGTAGGTCCGGAAGAAGGCCTCGGTCTGCGCGCGGCTGAGGGCCTGCACATCGGAGGTCCAGCCGATCACCGGCATGCCGTAGGGATGCGCGGTGAAGGCCGCCGCCAAAAAAGCCTCGTACAGGCGGCCGGCGGGCGAGTTGTCGTAGCGCAGCCTCCGCTCCTCGAGCACGACCTCCTTCTCCTTGTAAAACTCGCGCAGCACGGAGTGGGCCATCCGGTCGGACTCGATCGCGGCCCAGAGCTCCAGGCGGTTGGACGGCAGACTCACGACGTAGCGCGTCATGTCCTTCCCGGTCGTCGCGTTGAGGCCCACCGCGCCGTTTCGCTCATAGATCTCGCCGATCTCGTTCGGGATCACGTACAGCTCGCTCTCCCGCTCCAGGTCATGAAATCGCTTCTCGTCATCGGCCAGCCGGTCCGGGTCCGCCCGAAGCCCCTTCCCCCGTTCCGCGCGGAGATCGCTCCAGGCCCGGTCCAGCCGCTTCAAAACGACGGCCTCCTTCGCGTAGTTCTTCGTGCCCAGCGTTCGCGTCCCTTTGAAGGCCATGTGCTCGTACAGATGCGCCACGCCCGTGATCCCGGGCCGCTCGTTCACCCCGCCGACCTTGAAGGCAATCATGCAGGAAACGACCGGCGCCTCGTGCCGCTCGACCATCACGAGCTCGAGGCCGTTCGAAAAGCGGTGCTCCACCACGCGCCCGGCCAGATCGACTTCGGCCGGCCGGACCGACGCCGCGGTAGGGATGTCCTCCGCGGAACGAACCGGCGCGAGGCTTCCCTGCGATAAGAACAGGGAAAGGACAAGAACAAGCGGCAGCGAGCGCCCGGGGACCTTACGCATCCTAGACCACCACCCGCATCAGATCGTCCACCGTCTCGCAAAAAAAATCCGGCCCGGCCCGTCGGAGCTCGTCCGGATCGCCCAGCCCGTACCCGACCGCGCAGACCGCGATCCCGGCCGCGCGCGAGGCGTGGATGTCGTGAAGCCCGTCGCCGATCATGACGGTCCGCTTCGGATCGGCCGACAATTTTTCCAGGACCGTCAGGAGCATCTTCGGATCGGGCTTGAGCGGCAGGCCGTTGTCGCCGCCGAGGATCAGATCGAAGCGGTTCCGGATCTTCAGGCCGGCGGCGATCGGGTCGGCGTAGGCCTGCGGCTTGTTCGTGACGACCGCCATTTTCTTGGACCGGAAATGATCCAGCACGCCGTCGATGCCCGGGTAGAGCTTCGTGGTGTCGAGGAGGTGGGTCATATAATGGCCGCGGAAGATCCGCATGGCCTCGCGGAACCGCTCGCCCTCCGCCTCGCCCACCGCCTGCTGGATCAAGCGGCGGACGCCGCTGCCGATGTAGGTATAGATCACGCCGGGCGCTTCCTCGGGCAGACCCAGTTCCTTGAGCGTCAGGTTCACGGAGGTCGCGATGTCGTCCTTCGTGTCGGCCAGCGTTCCGTCCAGGTCGAATATGAGCAGCTCGGCTTTAAACGTCATCCCGTTTTCTTAAAGAGGTCGTCCAGCTTC
Proteins encoded in this window:
- a CDS encoding nuclear transport factor 2 family protein, encoding MPYSNIGRWIVCIALCIPLGESPLRAADPDASKDAAFVKILEGAYQASCDNVDRLHDYYRADAQIIHDGRLTTLDETIKEIKESIQPLQDLHCSYQPRVRGSRISGDMAYLVVHESIRLKAGSVEPEEIEQICNYVFLKEGSQWKIAVDHCSTIPGEAV
- a CDS encoding YqgE/AlgH family protein; the protein is MSFPFFFSLRSVDAHPRCVLAALLILVGTAPAIPAQAFEPARTAETLRPGIFLFSSPRLHDPNFLHSVILLATYGPEGASGVIINRPTDVPLDKALPDMKGIRKLSKPIYFGGPVNMDMVLVLLRSDSPLEGAQKILGNIYFTASRKLLTDALEKPDPDRTVRVYAGYSGWAPMQLDAEFVRGDWVIMDADPGAVFAEDPSKIWPAFFEGREKIQIRLPDPYPDGGLGRRGSVRTLSPGGQQ
- a CDS encoding dienelactone hydrolase family protein, whose amino-acid sequence is MLNFTELRPVGMPIGCIVALHGRGVRGEDLAPLADAIALDGMRWIFPDGPMELPVIWGGRAWYEIPPHHPRGLLESRTLLFELIEWLERQKIPSRRIALAGFSQGAVMSLDVGVRYPRRIAGIVAMSGYLARPETLTAEKSPAASGLPILLTHGKNDEVLPVEGAREAEAALRAEGFSVRLREYLMGHEVIPEALSEIRKFINLIFETEPRNGRS
- a CDS encoding RNA-binding protein, which gives rise to MGAKLYVGNLSYQATEKEISDLFATAGTVASVKVITDGQTGRPRGFGFVEMGSSEDAQKAIEMLNGKSFMDRSLIVSEARPQQKREPRGGGYGGGGYGGGRGGRGR
- a CDS encoding DUF2231 domain-containing protein, whose protein sequence is MRIAKHVLIGGSTAAKASIDMNSEIRFNQSPMEIRVIDHPLHPILVHFPIALLFTAVFFEFWGFLFPRESYRQFGLWLLIFGFVGGIVASGFGWWAEDSVKAAGVPEDAIDRHESFAVATLILFGVLLIFRRWVRDRWSVRVQTIYLTLAVAGLLLLATTGYFGGDLVYRYGAGVRKPAGTAMSSPETAAPSTGPDGRK
- a CDS encoding zinc ribbon domain-containing protein, which codes for MLICPNCKKKYRSNILVCPNCKWELLPPSVIKLQTDHPDLKPAPGSKKQALARKPTRPVQTEAYVELIRGNPIEVKETRRLLEKEGVACRIESDETAPLPYTLDGENPMGSSQAMVVRVPVSQIEKARALLDWENQKEEPHPAMDKALAEDQEDVLVCPACESEVIPEEGTCPECGWEFDLGDETDEEEYFCSSCGESCDPDDPVCPNCGAHFDH
- a CDS encoding DUF1499 domain-containing protein, whose translation is MRSKLLVGLVLILPVAAAVVAIVMNRPMLSDPPGFMKRLSIYLRYNTAETTADPLLPELRIRHYRLPEETVKTAVERTIRSLPRWKMIRAEGDVGAYQAEVSSLIWRFRDDLSVLVTGSPQGEVEVYVYSASRIGVGDLGANRVHILTFYEALERQLGGRS
- a CDS encoding pitrilysin family protein, which produces MAVLLTGLLFFMAVFSALAADPRTMVFPPVSFHPPKAERVALENGMVLYLLEDHELPRVQIQAMIRTGGVYEPSDRIGLAGLTGIVMRSGGTASISGDALDEELEFMAASLGSSIGPDAGVASLDVLKKDLDRGVALFADMLMHPAFPQDKLDLAKRQALEAIRRRNDNPAGIAGRRFTQLVYGADHPLARESTVETIGRITRDDLVAFHARDYHPNAVILSLSGDFDKKEMIEKIRKAFADWPTGPTDRPALPPVRDPFRPSVNLIEKDLSQTHLRIGHLGIRRDDPDYIAVSLLDDVLGGGGFRSRLFRKVRTQEGLAYSVGSTFTPGNLERGLFVAYGETKAESTYQAISAVEQQIRRIRTEPVTEEELRLAKDAFLNSFVFSFSNSAEIANRQASLEYYGLPADYLERFRDGVVRVTREEILKVAQKHLRPDALIILAVGRSDRFDRPLSSLGAVNVIPLEPSGGSTPEPVGAAPPH
- a CDS encoding pitrilysin family protein codes for the protein MRKVPGRSLPLVLVLSLFLSQGSLAPVRSAEDIPTAASVRPAEVDLAGRVVEHRFSNGLELVMVERHEAPVVSCMIAFKVGGVNERPGITGVAHLYEHMAFKGTRTLGTKNYAKEAVVLKRLDRAWSDLRAERGKGLRADPDRLADDEKRFHDLERESELYVIPNEIGEIYERNGAVGLNATTGKDMTRYVVSLPSNRLELWAAIESDRMAHSVLREFYKEKEVVLEERRLRYDNSPAGRLYEAFLAAAFTAHPYGMPVIGWTSDVQALSRAQTEAFFRTYYGPGTAVIAIVGDIDPASTIRLVQTYFGSIPAQPPPPSVVTVEPKQAGERRVEVEFDAEPSVLIGYHRPALDDPDDPVFDVIDSLLSGGRSSRLYKTLVKEKQLAVSVSTGADVPGARYPSLFMIQAVPRAPHATGELETAIDAELGRLKTEPVQPRELQKVLNNLDADLIRSLDSDSGLASQLGAAQAIAGTWRYLLENRDAIARVTAEDVLRVARRYFVKSNRTVATLVKKGNE
- a CDS encoding HAD-IA family hydrolase produces the protein MTFKAELLIFDLDGTLADTKDDIATSVNLTLKELGLPEEAPGVIYTYIGSGVRRLIQQAVGEAEGERFREAMRIFRGHYMTHLLDTTKLYPGIDGVLDHFRSKKMAVVTNKPQAYADPIAAGLKIRNRFDLILGGDNGLPLKPDPKMLLTVLEKLSADPKRTVMIGDGLHDIHASRAAGIAVCAVGYGLGDPDELRRAGPDFFCETVDDLMRVVV